From Motacilla alba alba isolate MOTALB_02 chromosome 4A, Motacilla_alba_V1.0_pri, whole genome shotgun sequence, one genomic window encodes:
- the SRPX2 gene encoding sushi repeat-containing protein SRPX2: MAREAAPVLLLVLARLVSSTWHEGSGYYLESHTNEVYAEEPPPEPALDYRRVPQWCATLSIHRGEATCYSPRGSSYRSSLGTRCELSCARGYRLLGPGAVQCLPSRRWSGMAYCRQIRCHVLPALLRGSYVCSAGVQMDSRCDYSCLPGYQLEGERSRVCMEDGRWSGSEPSCVDLEPPKIRCPDSRERMAEPGKLTATVYWDPPRARDSADGVIKRVMLRGPEPGSEFPEGEHVIRYTAHDLAYNRASCKFSIRVHVRRCPVLKPPQNGYISCTSDGNNYGATCEYLCDGGYERQGTSLRVCQSSQQWTGSQPLCAPMQINTDVSSAASLLDQFLEKRRLLVISAPDPSDRYYKMQISMLQQAACGLDLRHVTTVELVGQPPHEVGRIREHRLSLGIIEELRRFLHLTRSRFNAALLDKAGTDRERYIAPVSPDELFVFIDTYLLSEREAARRAQSGDPCE, encoded by the exons ggTCTGGCTACTATCTGGAGAGCCACACCAACGAGGTGTACGCAGAAGAACCGCCCCCCGAGCCGGCCCTGGATTACCGTCGAG TGCCGCAGTGGTGCGCCACGCTCAGCATCCACCGCGGAGAGGCCACTTGCTACTCGCCGCGGGGCAGCTCCTACCgcagcagcctgggcacccGCTGCGAGCTGAGCTGCGCCCGCGGCTACCGCCTGCTGGGGCCCGGGGCCGTGCAGTGCCTGCCCAGCCGCCGCTGGTCGGGGATGGCGTACTGCCGAC AAATCCGGTGCCACGTGCTGCCGGCGCTGCTGCGGGGCTCCTACGTGTGCTCGGCGGGCGTGCAGATGGATTCCCGCTGTGACTACTCCTGCCTGCCCGGCTACCAGCTGGAGGGCGAGCGGAGCCGCGTCTGCATGGAGGATGGGCGCTGGAGCGGCAGCGAGCCGAGCTGTGTGG atCTGGAGCCTCCCAAGATCCGCTGTCCAGACTCGCGGGAGCGCATGGCAGAGCCGGGCAAGCTGACGGCCACCGTCTACTGGGACCCTCCCCGCGCGAGGGACTCCGCCGACGGAGTCATCAAGAG GGTGATGCTGCGGGGCCCGGAGCCCGGCTCGGAATTCCCCGAAGGAGAGCATGTGATCCGCTACACCGCCCACGACCTGGCTTACAACCGCGCCAGCTGCAAGTTCAGCATCCGCGTCCACG tgagGCGCTGCCCCGTGCTGAAGCCTCCGCAGAACGGGTACATCTCCTGCACCTCCGACGGCAACAACTACGGTGCCACCTGCGAGTACCTGTGCGACGGGGGCTACGAGCGCCAGGGCACCTCCCTGCGCGTGTGCCAGTCGAGCCAGCAGTGGAcgggctcccagcccctctgtgcaC CCATGCAGATCAACACGGATGTGAGCTCGGCCGCCAGCCTGCTGGATCAGTTCCTCGAGAAACGCCGCCTCTTGGTCATCTCGGCCCCGGACCCCTCTGACCGCTACTACAAGATGCAGATCTCCATgctgcag CAAGCCGCCTGCGGGCTGGACCTGCGGCACGTCACCACCGTGGAGCTGGTGGGGCAGCCCCCGCACGAGGTGGGACGCATCCGGGAGCACCGCCTGTCCCTCGGCATCATCGAGGAGCTCAG GCGCTTCCTGCACCTCACCCGGTCGCGCTTCAACGCGGCGCTGCTGGACAAGGCGGGCACGGACCGCGAGCGCTACATCGCCCCGGTCAGCCCCGACGAGCTCTTCGTCTTCATCGACACCTACCTGCTGAGCGAGCGGGAGGCGGCGCGGCGGGCACAGAGCGGGGACCCCTGCGAGTGA